In the Ptychodera flava strain L36383 chromosome 1, AS_Pfla_20210202, whole genome shotgun sequence genome, TGTATGGAAATATGCAGTCATCGGTTGAATTAAATGACCTTTAACTTTTGACCCTGATATTGACATTGCAGACTGATTTTTTCCCCTGCCAAAACTCAATTCTGCAGTATAACaggtttttaccaaaatttttataatgaaatttgtcaaaCAAGTATTCTAGACAGTACAGAAATAAGATAGATTGAATtctcaaccctttgagtgctgtaatttttcccaccaaaattttactgcaatgttttaccactttttctgaatttttctgattttttttggataattttggtcACAttccattggctacagtttttatctaaatcttggtaaaaatcttaaaatactaaagtttattttataaaggtgacaataTTGATTTTGACGCTCAATCATTTAAATGTACGTTGGGAAAAGGTCTGAGGCAGAGGACAGTGtagcattttgatgtaaaaacaGCCTATTCCTAATCATGTAGTACAAACCAAATCTCAATTCATTTTTGATCTCACAAATTATTAccacaatgaaactttcaacatgCGTAGGAAGTCTTAAATGaacaacaaatttgataaatttaaaaaaattgcttcCTTCTCAAAGCTTGAGCTTCATAGTTTAGGTTTAACCATGCCCCCAAAACAAAAGTCATGTACTATAATTTATCAACTTTAATTCAATGATGATTTCTGTTCAGTCTTGACTGCATGTCTTGCATAGACTCCATCAAATATGTATAGTGTTAATAATCAATGCATAGCATGCTTTGAAATCACTGTACAGATACAATGTTGGCAGCTAATCCCAGTGCACTGTAGAACACAGGCAATACCTCAGCTTGAATTGACCACTGACCCACACAGCATGGCAGCTAGTGTGCTCTTCTCCCTGCAGAAGAATTTATCCAGCTTGGACAGAGGAAATCTTTCTAGCtttgcacagatttacctttCACCAAGCTGTGTAATTCTACCTCATCTCTATTGCTGATACTTTTCCCGATGGTTATCTCACCTTTCCAGGAttgtttctctttctttctcattCTTGTACTCTCTTTCAACTTTGTCAACCTCAATGATTTGCCCCTGTCCTACTGCTATGTGGTTTAACCCTATGATTTCCAAAGACTGTGGTTTAATCCATAAGCTTGGGACAGGGTTGGCAGCTTGTAGGATACTGTATCTGCCTATCTATTCTAGCCCTGGTACTCACAAGCACCTGATTAAAAATGTCAATTGTGGCAGCTACTCTCACCCAGAGCATCAATGCAAGCAGTACTATTACCAATAGTAACATCTTGTCCAATGCTATTGTGACAGGCATTAAATGCACCTAAGGCATGGCATAGCATGCACTGATTTGCTCAAACTTATATTCTCAGAGGAACATAGTTGAGTCAACATTGAATCCATGCTGTATCTATATAGATGGGTCCACAGTGCTACTCCAAACAATGCACATTACTTGATgtttgaaaggtcaaaggtgatGCTAGAAAGGTCAAAGGTGATGCTAGAAAGGATAAATGTGATGCTGGAACAGTCAAACTTACTGTTTAAtagaaagatcaaacttatcaTCCAGTcctcaaaatatatatttttcaaatgaaattgcagCCCTTTTAAAGAAAGTGCTGAGATGTGACTTGAATTTGACACTCAGACTTTCTTTGGAAAGTGGGAATGCAAAATGGTGTTTAACCTTTCTGGCAACAAGATTTGGTGGAATGTCATGGTTTGCAATGGTATTGCTGGATCTGTAAACAGGATACTTGGTGTTGAAGGGTTTGCAAAGGAATGCAAGCCACTATGTTCCTCTAGTCAGTGTTTGTGTTTATGCATAACACAGCATGTATGTCTGCAGTGGCTTCTCACCAATGCTGTCTTACTCAAGGCATGATTTTCTCACTATATTCATTTTGATTCCCATAATGCAGTGCACATGCCAGGTCACATGTGAAATCAGATGAGCGCTACGAGAAGATGAAGAAGCCATGGGAAAGAAATGACGGCAATGCTGGAATTGAAGAGGTGGAGGATGCAAATGAGGTGGAGGGACAGGATTACTCAAACCAGGAACTGTATAAAAAATTCCAGTAAGCAATCACATTGATTTCCAAACCTATTCCTACTTTGATGTGAAATCTGGACAATAGTTAAAATTTTCCATTCATGTTGTGTATTATGGTCAGCTGTGCAAAGCTCAGTCTTTGGTAGTACATACATAAACAAAAGTATCACACATGCTTTAAACTTTAAAGTTGGTTACTGGAATATCATTAATGTGAAAAATCATGTGACAATATAGTGATTACTATAATAGCCATTAAATGTTAAGATCACCTTTTCTAAACTAAGCATGAGTTTGGACAATTTCAGTATGTATGGCAGAGTGTGTATTTACCTTGCTGTTTACATTTTGGCCTATCAGTTATAAAACTCATTTTACTCCATGGAGTGTACTTTATCATTTTCTGTAGAActgtaaatatttcaatgtttatatctttgttttgaacaaacaaaatgagatgCAATGCTTTTTCCTACTCTTCTAAGTCATTTAATTTGAAGTCAAAAATTCATATGCTGCTTACATTTTATGcttaaaatatacattatattTCTACCCTCCATCAGACCAAAAAGCAAATCATCAACTCGCAGGATAAGCTCACAGAAGTTTGAGTACAGTGATGGGTTCATCAAACTCCAGGACAGTGATCTGGTCCTGGGTGTGGACGACTGTGAGTTACTGGAATGCTCTGAAGTTGTCCTGTGCAGGAAACGAGTTGACAAAATCAACCAGAGATGGCTACTTATGAAAGATGGGTGAGTGGTAATTGACAAACTTCAAGTCTAAAGTTATTAGTTGATATCCATAATATGATGGATACCACAGTACAATCATGAAACATTGGTGTTGATAAAACCAAATGACAGCATACTTTGTCCACCATTTCCAAGTATAGACATCATTGAATACTGATACTGATTTCATTTCAAACCTGTTTGTCTTGCTCAATGGTTTGTAATCTTGGTCACAATGATATCTTCCCACGACAATTTTATCACAAACTGAAACAGTTTTGAGTAAATTGCTTTCAAAGTTGTGCATCTTTCTAGCTATCAAAATAATGAATACATCACAAAAAGTGTGTAGATACCAGAAACTTTTTCCAGCGCAAGAAAATCTTATTTCATCATAACACACAGACActcacacacacccacacacacacacccccaCTCACAGAGCACACATGCTATCCCCCCACACACTTACTCACCCACTCATCGGTAAACCCTATAATGTTTTTCTGATGAACTTTTCTCTTTCAGAACAATCCGTGCCAACAGCAACAATGAAATTGTAATGGGTGTCAGCGTGCCGTACTTCAAACCTGGTGACAGCAGTATGCCAGCAACCTTTGAAGGACAGCCAATCATATTACAGATTCACAGACCCATGAGATATGGGAACGCCAATCAGAAGTGGGCCCTTGACACAAACACTGGCTTCATTGACGCATTTGCCACTGACACCACAGACAAAGGTAAGTATACTGAGTTGTATTCGTCAAGGGATTGACAAACACTGACATTGGTCAGTCTTGGAGGCAAGAGAATGTGAAGTCACAGACCGGTTTGAGTTCTTAAAACATCTTATGGTTTATCGATTCTTTGTAGATGCTTTTGTAAATGCTGTTGTAAATGTTGTAAATAGaacatatttatcaaatgtaaaatCATTTTTCTACTCAGCATTTTTGATATACCACATATAACAGAGTTTCAAAGAAGGGTCTGCAGGGATGCTTCAGAGAAGTGACTGTTTTCTACcatatcattaatatttagTCACCAAATCTCATCATTTCCAGTTCTGACAAGACGAAGTTGAAATGTCACTATCAACAACTCTCCCTCTTTCTCATAGTCTAACCGACCTCttaacttttcaaattttccagaAATAACAGCGGCAAATAAAGCCCATGTTTGTACTCATGCAGTACTAGGCCATACACCAATTGAACAACAAGTAAGTACCATTACTTCCCACCATCAGTCATGTGATTCAGTATGTAAATTCATCAGGTGACAACTTTTAACCAATCAGAGGCACATATACTAGTATTACAATATGTCTATAGCATGTAGTCCTGCATGAACATGGGCTAAACAATTTTCATGGTGGAAAGAGTTTTAAATGAACGTAGCAGGATTTATCACCACACTGCATGTACATCCAAGATTCAAACACACTGACAGTAAAGTGTGAGAAAAGTTGATACAAAAACTATAAATTTGATCCATAatctaatatatacatgcaataTGAATTCTTGATGATATAATGGTAACAAAATAAATTCGAAACTTTAGTTTTCCGTATTATTATATGTGACTATTTTACTTTGACAGGGTTACATTATGTGTATCCCGAACACCAGCAGAGAAACTGAAGCTATCCTCTTCTGTGTTGCATGTGCCCGTGCAATGAGAGGTTATCAAAAGTTAGAAAGACTGGATGTAGAGACGGAGTTTTCATGTGCAATGGGTTCAGCCAAGGAAATAGGACTACGACACCTCAGGGGTTGTTTCCAGTGTCTCAATGGAAAAGTAAGTAACCCTGTAAATGATTGGCTGGCAGTGTGCTGTCTGACAACATTCACCAGATTTTAAGCCAATCAGAAGCATCTGAAGGACCATATTATAATTTCCTTACAATACAACTCTTCAGATTGGATACTTTATTTGCGTAAGAGACAtcagattttgcaaaatgaGGGCCTCAGAGCTCAGGTTACTTTATGAAGGTTCTTACTAAAAACGTGTTTCAAAGTTACAAACTGTGAAATCTGATCTTTGTGGCTATATTTGTACACATCTAGGCGAACTTGATTTGTGCGTCAGTGTAAATGACTAAATAATTCAAGAAATACATGAAATGATAATATAAATGttcatcatcaatatttatcTTCTCTTGAAATGTGATAACAATTTTATAATGATGCAATAGTATGAacactttgaatattttgtctgtcattagggtagtatgcaccttgaaagtgaaagacttaaacttttgctcaaactttcctcaaggaatctttcaacaattctctttcaaaatcaagaataaaaataagggctcacactgcaaatttttgtactagagaaattaCCCaagtttaccaatatttgaaattcaaaatggtcgccatccctgtgttaactctctcgagaaaaataatactttcaatttaaaaaaaataaaatggtaaacattttctctccaagggcttcaaaatgagcccctacaagtggtagattagcaaagaattataaaagtttgagagtccaaatatctgtccctgaggtgcattcatCCTTACGCGGcacagaaatttctgaaactaTGACAGCAGGTGAACAGAGATGCAGACactcaaattttaaaaaggaaTACTTTATCACTGTGAACATTATAGGTTGATCTGTCTACATATGAAGCTGAGAGTACACTCAGAGAATGGGAAGACCAACTGAAAAGACTGAGAACTGTAACCAATGCCAGAACCATAGCCAGGGAGATTGGAGCTTACCAGCCGGTCATTTCAGTCAGAATTCTGGCCTACAAGAATGGAGAGGGAAGAACACAACCTCCAGAGTTAATTATTGGCTCTAGCATCTGTGGGGTAGGTTGAATTAACCCCCTTTTACTGCTATGGTTTCACCCAAACCCATTGGTTCTAGCATCTGTGGGGTAGGTTGAATTAACCCTTTTACTGCTATGGTTTCACCCAAACCCATTGGTTCTAGCATCTGTGGGGTAGGTTGAATTAACCCCTTTACTGCTATGGTttcacccaaacccattgtcatCAATGTTGAGtttggacctgtctacagggaaCTAGAGTGAACAGGTCAAAGAGTGAGAATGCTTGAATGAAATCatatgaaaaaataaaggatccaATTACTGTCTTTGAGTGTTCTATGTTGATTCTTGATGGAAACAGCATAGGCATCAACATGAATGACTCAACCACTAATTTTAGTCAATGTATTACTTTCTTTTGTCGGTTTGACTTCATCTTCTATGTACATGCTAGATGTGTAAATGTTGCCACAACTGACACAGAATTCAGAGCATTGTAGTTAATAACAAGTGTGCAAGAAACTTCAAATATGAAACCAAATAATCAACACCATATAAAGATGGAAACTTTACTTTTCCTGTGTTCATTTGTTTACTCTGCTTCTCAACTGTTGCTGGTATTTTAAGTAAACAAGTCAAATACAATACAGAGTTATTCAAAAGTCAATACCCACATTTTGATCTGAGTCCATCACATGTAGTGTCCTGACATACACAGCTGTCATGTCGTTATTAAAACTGCACAAAATTCAGGGTATTTTTACAACTTGTTTTTGTACACATAATTAGTTCTAGTGACATAGGACTGGATTGTTTTTTATGTTGGCATAGAGAGTTAACTTTTAGCAGAGAGAAAGTTTAGACTGAgctcacaaaaataaaactggcATACATTGTCATAGTGTCACTATTTGTAAAAGTTGATATGCCTGTACTGTGTTCATTTGCTTCAGGTAAATTTACTCAATATGTCACATAGGATACCAGTACATCTTGCATTTTAAATTGAGTGTCTCAACTGAAACATGTTGTACAAGACTCAAAATATTCCTAGCATCTATCAATATAAGATTGGTAGACTGATTATTCTTATAAAGTGAAAGGGACGTTTTATCAGTAAACATCAATTGATTTGGTTGGGTGTTTTTTGCTCAATCATGTCAGGTTTTTCCCACAGTGTCCTACTTATATGCAAATATACCTTATGATTACTTCCATGAGTTTTACTGCTGCACTTCCTGACAATTACAGTATCTTTAAATGGTACAATGACTTAAATATTGGCCTGCAATTTTATAACAACTAAGTGAAGTGTTTCTTTGATAAGCATCAAGTCAGATACTGGTAAAGCATTAAATCAAATTTAATCCCCTGCATGGAACAATCAACACAAATTATTGTCAGAAAACTGTAGCCATTCTAGATTTACTCAATCGCTGTTTGGTATGAGGTTATGAGTTCAAATGATATGGTTTGACCCAAGGTAGAGACAGCATTCAACACTTCCCTGAAGTGTATTCATCTTTGTGTAAACCTCTTTGAAACCATCAGATGCTGCACCAGTGTACCCATCGCCTTGGTCTCAACTCAGCAGCTCGCAGGATGTACACCAAAGATGGAACTCTGATACTATCAAAGCAAGACTTTATACAGTGGGCTGTAGAACATTACATGGCAGAGACAAAGAAACACAGCAAATCAGAGCAAGCTAAACAACAACCAGAAGAAGGTATTGACTTTAGAGATTTGTTTACCTCCCTCATCCCCCTCCCTTCATCCCTCCCCCGCCCCCACCCTTGAAGATCAATCATCAATGTTCATGAAGACACGTCCATCATCAgagttcaaagttaaagttctTTATTCATATACCAGAACTCAATGTTGTAATGAGCTACTGTTTCATATCAATTTTAGTCAGTGATTTCATTTGGAATATACAAATACAGATGTAAActtcaaatttgttgaaatttttacaaatgaaaaaaaaagatactCATTGCATGATAAATAAGACAGGAATATAAAGATCTTTTAAAATTTGTGCAGTAACACAGACACTTAATCAATGACAATACACTGAAAGAGACTAGGTGATTCTGACTGTCTGAACTGACTGTAGGTGATTCTGACTGTCTGAACAGACTGTAGGTGATTCTGACTGTCTGAACTGACTGTAGGTGATTCTGACTGTGTGAACTGACTGTAGGTGATTCTGACTGTCTGAACTGACTGTAGGTGATTCTGACAGTCTGAACTGAC is a window encoding:
- the LOC139119251 gene encoding doublecortin domain-containing protein 1-like isoform X3; protein product: MDIDGPIQPGSRVIVARCCLTMEEREELERERGKVPPPEEPPEPPEDPLGGLSDNDAYATHASFSSAHARSHVKSDERYEKMKKPWERNDGNAGIEEVEDANEVEGQDYSNQELYKKFQPKSKSSTRRISSQKFEYSDGFIKLQDSDLVLGVDDCELLECSEVVLCRKRVDKINQRWLLMKDGTIRANSNNEIVMGVSVPYFKPGDSSMPATFEGQPIILQIHRPMRYGNANQKWALDTNTGFIDAFATDTTDKEITAANKAHVCTHAVLGHTPIEQQGYIMCIPNTSRETEAILFCVACARAMRGYQKLERLDVETEFSCAMGSAKEIGLRHLRGCFQCLNGKVDLSTYEAESTLREWEDQLKRLRTVTNARTIAREIGAYQPVISVRILAYKNGEGRTQPPELIIGSSICGMLHQCTHRLGLNSAARRMYTKDGTLILSKQDFIQWAVEHYMAETKKHSKSEQAKQQPEEERQEKPAKPARPSSGKNASNLQRRPSFGSGSDLRKELTLHAVLKSPVEMWISCGEPFVKPQTVDKLRAISSQNREVRAGVSVELDKEKHVLRQMQGRRTHGMDYPELVPTMDTENPVLVEGGWTQPSYQELQKSEQVKRLENDYQMMKQNQLRDDPNLTSSPEVSSRLYKQSQMKRVYICQNGDNPQRALYAWGENMEQLLESATSRLKLRNPAKKIYSTDGRAIEDFDEIEKDQVLVVSSGEPFKDSKGNKQEIERKAEWGRIRKKEGKHATDITVTANKSPAVEVDAFGPPGLAIQSNGMEEEPVLTTQAPKPSMDF